Genomic DNA from Solanum dulcamara chromosome 4, daSolDulc1.2, whole genome shotgun sequence:
GTGTAAAATTAGAAGTGCTCATCTAATATGAGACGGAggtaatattaattaaaaaaaagatttattttgCCTTTGTTCTAACATAATGATAATTTTTAATCATAATCAAAAACTGAAAGGTAAATTTGaacctctctttttttttcctcaaaaaaCTTGACCACATGGATTGAAGTTCCAAGGTAAGTACGAGATAATTTACTAACAACAAAAATATGAATagatcaaaaaaattaatagagaTAGAATTAAGCAATTTCGAATTGTACATAGGCAAATTTAGTCCTTTTAccttatattaatataaaatgaaACCATCATTAAATTTACCACACCTAAATAATCTGTAGCTtgttttatcaaatattttgggAAATTTCAAGTAGAATATACTTTCCATTTTTTGTGGGTTTTCTACGCAGTATTCTTTACTTCATGCCATAGTTGTTAAATAACTTCTAGTATAGATTATGAAATTGTTTCCAGACACGaccggaaaaaaaaaagaaattgttcCACGTGAATTGGGACGTATCAATTCCGATAGAACGAGATAATAAATAGCAATAATATACCTTGTATAATTTTACACgtaaagtatgaaaaaaatagagTATATTAAGatttattcttattttgtgAGTATAAAGAAATTGTGAATAAACTCTCGACTCAAgaacaaatgaaaagaaaacaataataacaagcACCAAcaccaataaaataataaatcaacaTGGGTTGTGATGTAGTGGTGGGACTGTTTCATCCTTAACTAGAGATCTCGGGTTCAAGCCCTGAGTATGGAAAAAATCTTGTTGGGAGGGTTACCCCCAAATGGATCCTGCAGTGCGCGATTCGGATTTAATCGGGGTTCCACGGATTCCAGACACTAGGCAAGAAACTAAAAAGAACcattaaaataataagataaGCAAAATGAAAAATACAATCTATACGACCATAGTACTCTACCGTAGATCTAAGAATAGACAACCCTAAAAAAAGAGCAAAGGTTTAAATTGCATAAAACTCCATTAATAACCCTTTCAAACTAATCATACTTGAGAACAAAGTTGAAAGTGCAATCAGTTCCCACCAAAGTGTGGTAGATGGGGATGTGCTTCTTCCTTAATCAAATGTCTTGAGTTTAAATTTTGGGTATCAAAAAATCTTTGATAGATAACATTTTCCCCCTGAATGGGGCCTTACATAATATGAACGTAAAGTGAGTTTTTGGCCAAAATCATCCTTAAAATATACTTCAAACTTAAATTACatccttaaaatatcatgatttgcAGAAAACATCTTCTAAGTATTTAAAAGTTAACAACTTTCATCCTTCTGCTAGAATTTATCAGAAAATTAACAGATTCCACAAAACTCAAGCCACCCTttcgtatttattattttgagatacaccaaaaatattatcgtGAACTTTTTGGGCAATTGAGTTTAgcattttgtaaaaaaatttaattaacaaatttttaatttatttttcatgtgatttaatattaaaaaaattatcagttGAACTATGTTTCTTCTCAACTGAATTTACTAGAAGCGGTGTTTGTTAAAGACTTCCACTTCTAATAATGGAGAATGAAACTCGAATGCAAGACATAATCAGAATTTTGATTAAAAGCTTGAATGCGAGACATAATCAAAATTTTTGATCACCTATATATCAAATTTCACCCAAAAATTATTGATTATCTACAAtttgacttttaaaaaaatgaagataaTTAAGTGCTAACTTCGTTCCATTAGTAAAAGAGAAGAATAATAATCCTCACACCTTCCTAACATTTTTTGTTTCAGCAAGCGATGGTGTCCAAGATTtttaaacttctttttttttatgagaTTTTTTATAGTAGATAATAATTATGCAGAAAAACTTTTTGTTCACTTGAATTGCACATATTTTTGGCggtttctttaattttttgacAATATTTAACAGAATGATggaaattattaattttcaaaTACTTGGACGATGTTTTttgtcaaaaataatattttaagaatataatttaaatttaagatataatttaaggatatttttagTCGAAACTCAATATAAAATAGTCAAATTCCAATGCACACATTCAACATCGAATAGAAAACAACGCAGATATCACCGAATAGGAAAAAAAGTGCAATCAGTTTCATCAATTCTGCAAACCATAAATCATCCCCCATTTTTTACCCTATTTCTTaagccaaaataaatattagatgGTGTCAGTTCTTGTGATTCCATTTCAGTGGACAGTGGGCAACCCATTTTAGCCATTATAACCGCAACATCTCTCTCTCCCTCATCGTCATTATTACCAAGCTGCAATTATCTGCAATTCCCAGAAACCAAAAGAGCTCTTCATCTGAAAAACCCATCAAAATACACTTTTTTTTGTTCTGGATTTGCCAATATTTATATGTGAAAACACACATAAAGCTTGTTGAGTGtacagaaaagaaaaaaaaaactttatggGTTATCTATCATGTAAAGCTGAATCTTCCATATCAATTTCCAATCCTCAGAGTTGTACGGCCACTCCGAAGAAACCCCATCAACCCCATAatcaagaaaaggaaaaacCCATCAAAATCCAGGAGTTTAACTACAGAGATCTTGAAGCTGCCACAAATGGTTTCTCTGACCAAAAGCTTCTTGGTAggggtagccatggacttgtgtATAAAGGGATCCTTCGTAATGGCCGTCTTGTAGCTGTAAAGAGGTCTTCTAGAATTGCCCCAAGAATCAGAACCACCTCGACATCTGGGCAGGAGAATTGTAACGAGGTAGAGAATGAAATTGATATTCTTTCGAAATTGCAGAGCCCAAGGTTGGTTAATCTTGTTGGTTTTTCTAATGATTCTCATGACACGCTTTTGGTTGTTGAGTTTATGTCTAATGGTACCCTTTATGATGTCCTGCATTCCAATTCTCGTCCACTTAGTTGGGGGAGAAGGATAAAATTGGCTTTACAAACTGCAAAGGCTGTTGATATTCTCCATTCTTTGAGTCCTCCTGTAATTCATCGTGATATTAAGTCTGCTAATGTGTTGATAGACAGGAATTTCAATGCCCGCTTGGGTGATTTTGGGTTAGCATTAAGGTGTCATCTTGATGATTTTAGGTTGAGGTCTACTCCTCCTGCTGGTACAATGGGTTATCTTGATCCATGTTATGTCACCCCTGATAATTTGAGCACCAAGACCGATGTCTTTAGTTTTGGGATTTTGTTGTTGGAGATTATTAGTGGGAGGAAAGCTATTGATGTAGCGTATTCGCCTCCCTCTATTGTGGATTGGGCCATTCCATTGATAAAGAGAGGGAAGCTCTTGGCTGTATACGATCCAAGGATTCCACCTCCTAAGGATCCTGGAATAAGAAAGCAATTGGCAGTTGTGGCTGCAAAATGTGTGAGGCCGTGTAGGGAGAGGAGGCCAACAATGAAGGAGGTGGCCGAATGTTTGACTGGGTTGAGTAAGTTGGTACCTTTACATTCCTGGAATGGTTTTACCAATCCTTGTTTGATGGTTGAGACCGTGGGCCAACCTGTGGAGTCGAGAACCAGCCAGTTGAACTTGAGGGGAAAAGGTAGTAAACTTAGAGATTTGGATGGTGGAGATGCTAGACTTGCAACCCCTCTAAGGAATTCGCCGAGAGCTTACTCTGACTTGGGGTTGCGCAGCAATTTGATGGATTTAATGGCTGGAAATGATGGGCAGTCTGAATTTCGTGGAGAGGGTGATGGGGTTGAACCTAAGTCAAAATCTATCAGTAGAGCTCTGAGCTGCAGATATGTAAGCGGCTCAGTTGTTGGTAGAAGAAACAATGAGTCTTTAGTTCACAGCAGCGGTAGAGGAGGTACATCCCGTTTTAGAAGAAACAATTCAGTTGGTGAGCATTCAGATAGGGATTGAAGAGCTGATAGAATTGTTAGTTCAATCGCTTCAGCTCTGTTGTTAATCTTTGTAGAgcattgtaatttttggaaagTCATTTGGAATCTCTTTCTGATTTGATGAGCAAGAAAAGCTTATTCCTATAAGCTTCTCTTGCTTTCAGATCATATGGAAGTAAGATAGTGTAGGGATGTTGAATTCTTTAGGCTCTTATTGTAGAGCATTAGTAAAGTCGATCGATTGGTCATGTATGTTGCTCACAAGCACACCTTTTGTACTTTTCACGAATTCTTCTGTATTTCAATTGTTGATATATATGAATAGTGACAAATGATTATGCCAAAACTCATTCATGGCAATGCAAATATTTACTTGTCTGCATAAAAAGCATATGGATCACAATTCCTCATCGGAACTTCATGAGAAGGAAGACAAACCTATAATGCTGTAACACAATGCATTTATTTCCATAACTGCAAGCGGAATGAACCAGCATTGTGGAAGAGGTAACTGGCCCTCACAAGTTACATAAAATTTTCATGTGTTCATCAGACGTGCAGTTTGATTTGTCATCTTTCTGCTGTAATTGTGTTACTCTATTAATATTGAATTCTTGTGTTCTGATTTTTCAGTGTAAAGTTGTTCAAAATGTTCTTTTCTTAGCATCTCAGACACCTTATTGCagatatatatgtggtcctgaAACAGAAATATTCCTGATTGTTGATGCACGTATCAGTATGCCCAAATCAGCAGGACAAAGTTGCAGGATAAAATATGTTAAGCATGGTATTATCCGCCTTTTCCTTGGCATTTGttcaaatataatttgaatcaaaCTAATTTCCATGGTGGAAACTGTAATTTCCCTCCtcgaaaatttaattttatcttattgATTATCTAAATGAATACCAtgatcatcaacaaccattaaaCATTTTGTGGAGGATTTGGTCCTTGGGTGTATATATCTCTTCTACAATAGCAAAACTCAAAGTAGTTGTAAAGTAGTAAAGATCTTGCAATGGCTAAACAAGTGAAAGCTTGTTGTGTTTGTAGTTGCTTGAGTTGATTCTGATAACAATCAACCAGTGTTTCCTCTTCTGCTTTTGTTATTGGGGAATTGATCAAGTATTACTTAACGTTCTCTTAGTTTCAAGTTATTCCTTAGGGATTGTTGGATTCTCTTTTCTTACTCTATTGAGATTGAGAAACGAGGCAATAGAGAGGGGACTCGGAGTGAGTCTAGGGTCTTGCAGGACATTAGACATATCCATCTTCTGATTTTGAATATAAGTTGTTACGTCTGTTCTAACAGATGTACTTACTCGGGTCTCTCTTATTTCCCATACCGAACTGTATAAACTCATTTTTTCCCCTTAAAATCCATCTCCCAGGGTACATGCTACATATCTTGTAATATGAGATTTATAAGTTGTAGAAAAGTAGCTGAACAAGATCTTGTATTATGATGTTGGTCAAGAGAAAATATGAGACTTAGAAAAGGTAGAAAGTATCTGAACAGATCTTGTATTCTAATGTTGATCAAGAGAAAATATGCTTATTTTATTGTGACGAACTTAGATATATCTTATTAACATGTTTTTCTTCTGAAAtggattttgtcatttttatgtcCTCTGTTCAGGTAAATATACTAATCTTCTCAGTATTAAGTTTTTTGATTGAGATTTGGCCATTATTTGAGCTTAACATACCTACTTTTTAAACACAAGTTTGACAGGTACAATTCACAGAATTAGCGCCCATTGCCCACATTTCAATcatttctttgaaaaatagtcATTTATAGTGTCTCAAATTCCACATGTAAAACTTACCATTTTAAATTTCATGACAATAACTATTTTTCAAGATGAACTTGTTGGTTTTTGGTTGTTTGGGAAATGACATGTTCTAATCTCAATTAATGATGCATTCTCACCAAACTTATTGGTGTATTAATTGGCTTAAGTGATCGATGGCCTCTTAAAGTTGTCCGCATATTTTACTTAGATACATTAACTAGCACTAGTACCTATTgaacacataaattattcaaaatgtATACCTATTAACCGCCTCCTATTTACTTTCCAAAAACCTCTCTTAATTTTTTCACTTGTActccttttttgttttttgttctttgctaaaaaaaaatcattctttaCGGAAGAAAAAGATTCATGGATCAATTCTTGTCTTTTCTAGTTACCATCGGAGCACCTTATCACCGTCATCTCCGTTTATGTGATTTAgtacaagaaataatattttttgtttacaATTTCTATTTAACACTTGAATCTAtaagtttcttttttattttttaatgatttattgttataagaagaaaaaaattgagctCCTTAAAGGAATAACGGGAGACAATGATGAGGGGAAGAAGaaataatgagggaaaagaGGTGGGTTGTTTAGTTGGGGAGGGTGGCGCGGGAGGTGGGGGTGGTTGTTTAGGTAAtgagttttcctttttttcttttttataaagatttaaattattttttatttattaaattaaaaatcttttttaattCAGCCTTTATGACACGTGTCATTGTTTTATTGTTTGATTTTCATAACATTAAATGTGTGAGATACACGCATAGGATTCTAAAAATTGATTGTCATTTTTTGTTTAATAGGTATAAATTTCTTTAAGATTGAAGTGTTTAATAGATACTAATCCTAATTAAGATGTCTAAGTAAAATATACGGATAACTTTAAAGTAGTgtcgaataatatatttatcataaCCAAAATATTACTTGTCATGTCATACTCACCTTCCCTGGACTTTCCATATATAGCCATGATACCtattgtgtaattttttattaaatatttaataaacgTCTTATTCAACTCAGATACTGcatttattaatttatctatACATGTTCTTGGTAGCTCATTTAAGGAGACTTTTCCCCCTCTTCTTCCAGTGGGGATGCATGCAGATGACTGCCAAGGCTCTTTAACTC
This window encodes:
- the LOC129887017 gene encoding serine/threonine-protein kinase-like protein At3g51990 translates to MGYLSCKAESSISISNPQSCTATPKKPHQPHNQEKEKPIKIQEFNYRDLEAATNGFSDQKLLGRGSHGLVYKGILRNGRLVAVKRSSRIAPRIRTTSTSGQENCNEVENEIDILSKLQSPRLVNLVGFSNDSHDTLLVVEFMSNGTLYDVLHSNSRPLSWGRRIKLALQTAKAVDILHSLSPPVIHRDIKSANVLIDRNFNARLGDFGLALRCHLDDFRLRSTPPAGTMGYLDPCYVTPDNLSTKTDVFSFGILLLEIISGRKAIDVAYSPPSIVDWAIPLIKRGKLLAVYDPRIPPPKDPGIRKQLAVVAAKCVRPCRERRPTMKEVAECLTGLSKLVPLHSWNGFTNPCLMVETVGQPVESRTSQLNLRGKGSKLRDLDGGDARLATPLRNSPRAYSDLGLRSNLMDLMAGNDGQSEFRGEGDGVEPKSKSISRALSCRYVSGSVVGRRNNESLVHSSGRGGTSRFRRNNSVGEHSDRD